The Procambarus clarkii isolate CNS0578487 chromosome 37, FALCON_Pclarkii_2.0, whole genome shotgun sequence genome window below encodes:
- the LOC138371808 gene encoding serine/arginine-rich splicing factor 4-like, whose protein sequence is MFLVPTHPQNSSYLEGIAEKYWIVKVLLRSLQGAHQDRRELSRTAESSAGQQRAQQDRRELSRTAESHQDSRELTRTGESSAGQQRAQQDSRELSRTAESSPGQQKAQQDSRELSRTAESSPGQQRAQRDSRELSGTAESSPGQQRAQQDKQRAQLDSRELSGQQRAQQDIRELSRTAESSPGQQRAHQDSRELTRTAESSAGQQRAHQDSRELSRTAESSAGQQRAQQDSRELSRTAESSAEQQRAQQDSRELSRTAESSPGQQRAHQDSRELSRTSESSAEQQRAQQDSRELSRTAESSAEQQRAQQDSRELSRNSRELSRTAESSAGQQRAQRDSRELSGTAESSAGLTADSSAEEGLPQWAQLANPAGKNPPKHKPESPSRRILQHLDGFSNIKTDSPASRRILQHQDGFSSIKTDSPASRRILQHQDGFSSIKTDSPTSRRILQHQDGFSSIKTDSPASRRILQHQDGFSSIKTDSPASRRILQASRRILQHQDGFSSIKTDSPTSRRILQHQDGFSNIKTDSPASRRILQHQDGFSNIKTDSSASRRIQPREILPQIGHKSATNSVVAF, encoded by the exons ATAGTTAAGGTGTTGTTAAGGTCCCTGCAAGGTGCTCACCAGGACAGGAGAGAGCTCAGCAGGACAGCAGAGAGCTCAGCAGGACAGCAGAGAGCTCAGCAGGACAGGAGAGAGCTCAGCAGGACAGCAGAGAGTCACCAGGACAGCAGAGAGCTCACCAGGACAGGAGAGAGCTCAGCAGGACAGCAGAGAGCTCAGCAGGACAGCAGAGAGCTCAGCAGGACAGCAGAGAGCTCACCAGGACAGCAGAAAGCTCAGCAGGACAGCAGAGAGCTCAGCAGGACAGCAGAGAGCTCACCGGGACAGCAGAGAGCTCAGCGGGACAGCAGAGAGCTCAGCGGGACAGCAGAGAGCTCACCAGGACAGCAGAGAGCTCAGCAGGACAAGCAGAGAGCTCAGCTGGACAGCAGAGAGCTCAGCGGACAGCAGAGAGCTCAGCAGGACATCAGAGAGCTCAGCAGGACAGCAGAGAGCTCACCAGGACAGCAGAGAGCTCACCAGGACAGCAGAGAGCTCACCAGGACAGCAGAGAGCTCAGCAGGACAGCAGAGAGCTCACCAGGACAGCAGAGAGCTCAGCAGGACAGCAGAGAGCTCAGCAGGACAGCAGAGAGCTCAGCAGGACAGCAGAGAGCTCAGCAGGACAGCAGAGAGCTCAGCAGAACAGCAGAGAGCTCAGCAGGACAGCAGAGAGCTCAGCAGGACAGCAGAGAGCTCACCAGGACAGCAGAGAGCTCACCAGGACAGCAGAGAGCTCAGCAGGACATCAGAGAGCTCAGCAGAACAGCAGAGAGCTCAGCAGGACAGCAGAGAGCTCAGCAGGACAGCAGAGAGCTCAGCAGAACAGCAGAGAGCTCAGCAGGACAGCAGAGAGCTCAGCAGAAACAGCAGAGAGCTCAGCAGGACAGCAGAGAGCTCAGCAGGACAGCAGAGAGCTCAGCGGGACAGCAGAGAGCTCAGCGGGACAGCAGAGAGCTCAGCAGGACTGACAGCAGACAGCTCAGCAGAGGAAGGGCTGCCACAGTGGGCACAACTGGCAAATCCTGCCGGAAAAAACCCACCCAAACATAAGCCTGAGAGCC CATCTAGACGGATTCTTCAGCATCTAGACGGATTCTCCAACATCAAGACGGATTCTCCAGCATCAAGACGGATTCTCCAGCATCAAGACGGATTCTCCAGCATCAAGACGGATTCTCCAGCATCAAGACGGATTCTCCAGCATCAAGACGGATTCTCCAGCATCAAGACGGATTCTCCAACATCAAGACGGATTCTCCAGCATCAAGACGGATTCTCCAGCATCAAGACGGATTCTCCAGCATCAAGACGGATTCTCCAGCATCAAGACGGATTCTCCAGCATCAAGACGGATTCTCCAGCATCCAGACGGATTCTCCAAGCATCAAGACGGATTCTCCAACATCAAGACGGATTCTCCAGCATCAAGACGGATTCTCCAACATCAAGACGGATTCTCCAGCATCAAGACGGATTCTCCAACATCAAGACGGATTCTCCAGCATCAAGACGGATTCTCCAACATCAAGACGGATTCTCCAACATCAAGACGGATTCTTCAGCATCCAGACGGATTCAGCCAAGGGAAATCCTGCCACAAATCGGCCACAAATCGGCCACAAATTCTGTTGTGGCCTTCTGA